The proteins below are encoded in one region of Streptomyces sp. NBC_00490:
- a CDS encoding Acg family FMN-binding oxidoreductase — MAPRLDEKTVAKLVAEATTAPSMHNAQPWRFRFLTGERLVLLYADPERAMPRSDPDSRALHIGCGAALFNLRVAAAHADLVPDTRLLPEPQDPLLLAAVHLADPTGRFRDDDLARLHPVVRERHTSRHPFAEKGVPEDVRSTLQDAAAREGAELLFPGLWHTETVLDLVRDAESRDFMDAEANEDLVRWTRLGPEADTAVDGVPEYAFGPRKWDGKAPVRDFTGRRPVADRGTTTFEHTPHLALLSTLGDGPADWLRAGQALERVLLEATLVDLATSLTSHALEDRELRLLARDPGLGAGQVQMVLRLGYGPRGPATPRRPVGDVLEIA, encoded by the coding sequence ATGGCACCGCGACTGGATGAGAAGACGGTGGCGAAACTGGTGGCCGAGGCCACGACGGCTCCGTCCATGCACAACGCCCAGCCGTGGCGCTTCCGCTTCCTGACCGGCGAACGTCTCGTGCTGCTCTACGCCGATCCCGAGCGGGCCATGCCCCGCTCGGATCCGGACAGCCGGGCGCTGCACATCGGCTGCGGGGCCGCACTGTTCAATCTACGGGTGGCAGCCGCGCACGCGGACCTTGTCCCCGACACGCGGCTGCTGCCCGAGCCTCAGGACCCGCTGCTGCTCGCCGCCGTGCACCTGGCCGACCCCACGGGGCGCTTCCGGGACGACGACCTGGCCCGGCTGCACCCGGTGGTCCGGGAGCGGCACACCAGCCGCCACCCCTTCGCCGAGAAGGGCGTGCCCGAGGACGTGCGGTCCACCTTGCAGGATGCTGCCGCGCGGGAAGGGGCCGAGCTGCTCTTCCCCGGCCTGTGGCATACCGAGACCGTACTCGACCTCGTCCGTGACGCGGAAAGCCGCGACTTCATGGACGCCGAGGCCAATGAGGACCTGGTGCGCTGGACCCGGCTCGGGCCCGAGGCGGACACTGCCGTCGACGGCGTCCCCGAATACGCCTTCGGGCCTCGTAAATGGGACGGCAAGGCTCCCGTACGTGACTTCACCGGACGCCGGCCGGTAGCCGACCGCGGCACCACGACCTTTGAACACACCCCGCACCTCGCCCTGCTCAGCACCCTCGGTGACGGCCCCGCCGACTGGCTGCGCGCCGGGCAGGCACTCGAACGCGTCCTGCTGGAGGCCACCCTGGTCGACCTGGCCACCTCCCTGACCTCCCACGCCCTGGAGGACCGCGAGCTGCGCCTGCTTGCCCGCGACCCGGGATTGGGCGCCGGCCAGGTGCAGATGGTGCTGCGTCTGGGCTACGGTCCGCGAGGCCCGGCCACGCCCCGCCGCCCCGTGGGGGATGTCCTTGAGATCGCGTGA
- a CDS encoding Rv1733c family protein: protein MLIHGGRVLLWRWRRNLLKRRSDVAEAWIGVAAAALLLLMVPAVGVVTAAVGERSALDQAHVLHRTAARLVEDAPATPSRFSGMAEDHVRTTVRWTTPDGSPKTGEAPVAAGSKAGSYTTVWLDDADRLRPAPPTPAQARSQGAALGAAAGAGVCVLVVGGWWVARVRLDVRRMARWERAWAEFDANRGHRHA from the coding sequence ATGCTGATACACGGTGGCAGGGTGTTGCTCTGGCGCTGGCGGCGCAACTTGCTCAAGCGGCGCTCCGACGTCGCCGAAGCCTGGATCGGCGTCGCAGCAGCGGCGCTGCTCCTGCTCATGGTGCCCGCGGTGGGCGTGGTGACGGCTGCCGTGGGCGAGCGCTCCGCTCTCGACCAGGCGCATGTCCTGCATCGCACTGCAGCGCGCCTCGTCGAGGACGCCCCCGCGACGCCGTCACGGTTCTCCGGGATGGCAGAAGACCACGTGCGGACGACCGTGCGGTGGACGACCCCCGACGGCTCCCCCAAGACCGGTGAGGCCCCAGTGGCAGCGGGCAGCAAGGCGGGCTCCTACACCACGGTGTGGCTCGACGACGCCGACCGCCTCCGTCCCGCACCGCCCACCCCCGCCCAGGCCAGGTCACAGGGAGCCGCCCTCGGCGCGGCCGCCGGGGCAGGTGTGTGCGTACTGGTAGTGGGCGGCTGGTGGGTCGCCCGGGTACGGCTGGATGTGCGGCGCATGGCGCGGTGGGAACGCGCCTGGGCCGAGTTCGACGCCAACCGGGGACACCGGCACGCGTAG
- a CDS encoding PE-PGRS family protein: MTDDVGDGMDAPQLGEAVALLADFLGAEPLTAAIASLERDLAGRPARQVGDLAATRGISPDLMVAALTVRESLGRLNDLIHAAGIVLALPHLLEEGEEISVRPSLAAGNDPRRPFDLETNRRVAEFKLARWRGADAMRKRQTFKDLVMLAADRTSRRAELFVVGPEPGRFLRTSRATAAWALDRTPHARRVFEESFGSLDLSVAQFTAHHAGHVRVTDLCDVLPPMVAAALVR; the protein is encoded by the coding sequence ATGACAGACGACGTGGGCGATGGCATGGATGCTCCTCAACTGGGTGAGGCCGTGGCGCTGCTGGCGGACTTCCTTGGCGCCGAGCCGTTGACCGCGGCCATCGCCTCACTGGAGCGGGACCTGGCGGGAAGGCCCGCGAGACAGGTCGGTGACCTGGCCGCCACTCGGGGAATCAGTCCCGACCTGATGGTGGCTGCGCTGACCGTGCGTGAGAGCCTCGGCCGGCTGAACGACCTCATCCATGCGGCCGGGATCGTTTTGGCGCTGCCTCATCTCCTGGAGGAGGGGGAGGAGATCTCCGTACGTCCTTCGCTGGCTGCCGGCAACGATCCGCGCCGACCGTTCGACCTGGAGACGAACCGGCGCGTGGCCGAGTTCAAACTGGCGCGGTGGCGCGGCGCGGACGCCATGCGCAAGCGGCAGACGTTCAAGGATCTGGTCATGCTTGCCGCCGACCGCACGAGCCGGCGCGCCGAACTGTTCGTCGTCGGACCCGAGCCCGGCCGCTTCCTGCGCACCTCCAGGGCGACGGCCGCCTGGGCGCTGGACCGCACGCCGCACGCCCGCCGAGTGTTCGAGGAGTCCTTCGGCTCCCTGGACCTCTCCGTCGCGCAGTTCACCGCGCACCACGCCGGCCATGTCCGGGTCACCGACCTGTGCGACGTGCTGCCGCCCATGGTGGCAGCGGCGCTGGTGCGCTGA